The genomic stretch cGATTTAATACCtgttttcctcttctttaCAACTGGAACTGGCACTGGtcctaaaatatttattaaaatgcGTTTTACGTTACCGTATTCGTCTTCACTGGAAGACTCCGAATTTAAGTCCGGATCtgacatatttttatactatACTCAAGTACAATGTATGAAAACctaatttacttaaaaattgtaattaaaaaatacttttAAAGATCAGTATTACAAAATTCTGTTGTTCTCAGCACAACATGTTGTACTAGATATTTACCGattaatacacattattctattacacacatactacacataattaattatacaatatactgtgtatttatagactattgttttaaattttgaaCTTTAAACACCCTAAGAATCTATATGCTCTTCTCTCATGATGTCAAACGATTTCAATCCAGACAATATACGGAACTCTCAGCCAGAGTTGCGTGTAGGAATATGGATTCCTAAAACGTTTCAATCATTTGATTCTGTTTTGGATTTATTAAGAAAGGAAGTTGAGGCATCAACTGCCGATTTGGAGATATTCACGAACAACATGGACAGCTTAATTCCAGAaactgtgtataaatatctATGCCGACACAATAACGTGTGCCTTGTTACCACCAATTTCCCCTATTACACCCAGGTGGACAAGTCGTTTAAGAAAAAATCGAGTGGTACGTCgtatgtgtaaacatttACTTGATATTTCAAATGATATTCTGCCTGTTCCCAATGAACGCACTAATTAAAAATCTATCTTCAGATGTAGAATTGATTGAAGGCAAAGAATTGGACACTTCCCCCGTTATTCTCTTAAGCCCAGTATGTTTTAACTCGATTAATGTATCAGAATTCATGTGACATTAAACACCTTTACGATCAAATACGTCAACACAATTGTTTTTTCAGAGCTCCAGTCCCAAATCCGACACATTTTATGAGGACGTTTCTTGTTCTGGCACAATGACGGTGGCTGCTGTGTTCATAGTCCTCACTAAAGAAGACTTGCAGTGTAAGGACGTGGAGTACATCAAGTGTCGAATTAACGAGATCATCGAGTCGTTTAAACTGTTTAACGAACACGTGAAGTTTATGCTCATCGTCCACGGAATAAGAGATTTGCACCTTATCAATCCCATAGGAGTGGGAGAAAACAAGGGACTGCAAGACGATAATACAATTTTGCTAAAGATGGCAATGATGAACGAATTGACCTCGTATCTACTAGTTTACCACGATGTAGACACTATTGAGACTGATGATAATTCAGACCTGGTTAGttactgtaaaatagagCTAGCGTTAAGTTAACCTACAGGGATGATAGATTGCTGATAACAAATAACCTAGCTGCTGGAAATGAATGAAAAACCATTTAGGCAAATGTTATCGTAATATCATCGAAGTCAATAAGGTCCAGTTACGGGAAGAAACTATCctcaaaatttaaatcgaAGCCAAACAGTCTATTGAACGAAGAGTTGGAGGAAGATAAAACGTAAGATTAGTAGATAGAGATTGAGATAGAAAGGAACGAGTGAAGAAAAAAGCCAACCACACCCAGAAATGATAGTAAATAGCCTATAATactgtaaaataacaaGAATACAAAAATGTGTTCAGGTGGTTATCTCAACTGTTACAAGTACCGAACATCGGAAAAAACGAAGCAGTAGCAATAGCACAAAAGTAAGTTTCAGGTTATAAATTAGGAAACAAAAGATGATGAAATCaacaaatgaaaaattagGTACAAAAGCCCGTCAGAAATAATAGAATCCATAGCCAAATCGAAAGAAGAGTTTGCTGAAACGCTCAAGTCAATAAACATTGAGGGAGTTAAGAAGACGAACATAGGGAAGACGACAATAAACAGGTATGAGAGTAAACGtagtaaaatgtgtagactgTCCACACTGTATTCGTACACAGTGGTGCCTGATGAGATTCTGTGAAGCAGCAATGAGCCAGTAAATagttttgtaaaataattgtaagGGCGCAACCctaaaataatttgaaaTCTAAATTATTGATAAGTTTTATTTGACCCTCTACTGCTCTGTTTTAATGTATGTCGACACATAGTTCTCAGTACATAGAATACGTACACCCTCTGCTAAAATTAACCGAGACTCCTGAATTGACATTCAGATAAAATGTCATGGAAGTTCCAGGAAGAGTAATATTCAGTTTCGTAATAGTATGCGTGGTCTCGTCCTTTTGCGTGGCAATCGGAATAGGAGGAGGCATACTGTACGTTCCACTCCTAGGATACCTATACTCAGATGTGCCGAAAGGAGTTTATTTGTCAAAAACCTCAATATTGATGACATCGTTCATCGGAGCATCCTACCACCTGTGGAACGATGTCGCGGTTATAGTTAAAGCctttaaaaagaaaaggtCGTCAGAGAAGGCTGATAAAAAAATCGATTCCgatgtaaaaaatgaaaatacaGAGACTGTTGTAAATGAAGATGAGTTAAAAGAGGGCAACGTTGAGGGACTGGAGCCGACAGATGAGCAGCTTGAACACACGCCCGAAGAGACTGAATCTTTATCTCAAAACAcagaaataaaagaaagCAAGGAATCAAAGGCTTTTGAAACGCCACGAGTGCACTTGGTGTTGTCACTTTCACTCATACCGTTCTGTATTCTGGGCAGCTATTTAGGTACGACCTTCCACTTCTTCGCAAAGGATAACATTAAGCTCGTGGTGACAGTGATCGTGTCGCTATCCCTGCTGGTCACAATTTTGAAACTGATTATGCTGTGTGTCAATAGAAAGAAGGACGATAGAGAGTCACCGGAACATACAGACCCAGATTCTGTGTCAAGCACACATGAAAATACGGAGTCGAATGAGGATCATAAACAGGAAGTGGAGTCGGAAAAGGAGATTGAAATTGAGGAGATGAGTGAAGTGGATTCAAAAGACGTTAAGGTCATTTgcgacgacgacgagtcGGACGAAGAGGATAGTGTAGCATCGAGATCAGACTCGACCCAAAGCGTCATCAACGGAATAAATAGGCTCTTTAAGTCCTACAACAACGTGACGGTGCACACGGCGGATAAGAGACTGGTGTCATTCATGCTGATAGTGTTCTGCCTGCTCTTGTACTTCTTGGCAATCAAGGTGGACAAGCCGCTCCTGTACGCACCGGTGTTTGTGCTGATGCTGTCACTCGGACTGTTCTACGCAGTAAAAACCCGGTTGTCATTTAAGCCGAGGAAGATCGCGGAGAGCTGCTCCAGGGGACTGGACAAGGTGCGGGACAAAGTGTGCAGAAGAATGGGAACTAAGAAGGCACAAAAGTGGCTGGACGCAGGAGTCCACTACATCCTGCTTAACCTGCTGGTGGCCTTCCTGTCAGGGTTCTTCTCAGGAAGCGCAGGCACGGGCTCAGGGATATTCATGGTGCCGCTGCTGCAGTACCTGGCAATGAGCCCAGTGTCGTGCTCAGCCACGTCGAACTTCCTGACGCTGTCAATGTCTATCGCAACCCTGTCGAGGTTCGGCCTGAAGGTGGAATTTAAAgtcgaggagctgctgccgGCGCTCTTCGGGTCCCTCGTCGGAACTTCGCTGTCCCTATTTCTGATCAGGACGATAACGAAGGACAGGATATCGGCCTACTTCGTGAACGCCACCCTGGTGGTATTCTGCATATCATCGATAGTGCTGACCTGGACGATATAGTGTAAAGTGTTGTCAACGTACCGGCGAATAGCCGAGAAGTCACGGAGAGCCTGAACTCACACACCTCACGGCGCAGGCTCGAAAACATTTAAATCACCAGTTAACCACATCTGTACAATACACATaagattttaatatttttaaaaacataaaatgataagtgtgtgtaaaGACATTTTGGTTCaaatagaataaatttgtgtgtatatgcCCATGGTGGATGACACTATAATAGGTAGTGGAATccatattaaaattagtttatttttacaatttataataaaatggtgTATACTgaacttttaaataaaattttgaaTGTAGTTTGTAGATTGGTGTTCGCATATTTCACTCACCCACACCAATTGATGTTTATCATATCGCTTATATTGTACTTTAACTGTAATAGTATCGAAGGATTCCGTATACCACTAGCCAGTAATACACAAAACCTATTAGTATACGGAGATGGCTCGATTGGAAATAATACGCAAAATTATAGACACACACATAACCATAATGCGTACAGCCCAGAGAATTTAATGCACAATTTGACAACAGTTTCAGAGGAATTGGATCCCTATGAATCATATAAGACTAAAACAGGTTAGAAAGAGCAATAATTGTGGCTTTTAGATTTCGATCACAGTAATTCTGATCGGAATTTTTACTCGATATCAGGACTGTTTACATACATAAAAGAGTATTATAAATCGCACAGCAGGTACCCATTTCCATTCGCAACAAGCGTGTTCGGTTCGGTGGTGTCTGTGAGAAGAATTCCGTCGCAGaagataatttttattgacCTTAACGATGGATCGACCATCGAGAACCTGCAGATAGTAGTTAACAACTACAGTGCCTTCAGAGACCTGGAGTCCATAAAACCGGGAGACGACGTGTTAGCAATAGGAATCATAGACTACAGGAAGGGGAAGCCGTCGGAAAGGTCGCTCTCAGAGTTTGACCTGCACGTAAACGAGGAAGACCCGAAACATAAGATGGAGTTGCACACACACGCGAACGGAGACGACGTGAACCCAGTGCTGCCAAACGTAAGCTACTCCGACGAGTATCTCAGAAAGCACCCGCACCTGAGGTTCCAAAACAAGCTGTTCGCATCGGTGATGCGTATAAGAAGCGAGTTGATGCACCTAACGTTCAATTTCTTCGCAGTAGGTTTCGAGAGTGAACTGAGTAGCTAATTTTCAGAAACACGGGTTTTGCTACATAGAAACGCCATGTATCACAAGAATGAACTGCGAAAACTTACATTCATTCCACGTAAGTGGTAGAGATAGGGATGAAATGAGAAACGTTTAGCTGAAAACTAAAGAGGAAAGTGAGTTGGGAGGCTCATCGTTTCTGAGTCCAACAGGGCAAATGGAACTGGAATACGCGTGTTACGCACTGAGGCGCGTGTGGAAGTTCGGCCCAGCATTTAGATCAGAAGTCTCAGATGTAAGTTTCAGAATGAGTAGTGTTTGTTGGCTTATTAACCAATTCATCTGTGAATTGCTGTAATAACTATCTGATATGCCAATATGATTTACACTAACAATAAACTGATTGACTCATAGACAACGAGACATTCTCCAGAGTTTTCTATGATAGAAGCTGAGATGTCAAATTATAGCATCGAGGTAAGTGGCGAATGGTAACAGTTGTCACCAGGGGATGATAAGGTTCATCGAAAACTATATTCAAGCGTGTGCAAAACATATACTTGAGAAGTGTAACGAATATGTACagtatttaaacaaatttgacAGCAACTACGAGGAACACCTGAGGCACTTGGTAGGTTTATTACAGTGATTAGTTGgtattaacaatattaataacGATAATAATGTTGCTGACGATAACAATATAGTCCTCtgcaaaaattaaaataataacatatGACGAAGCCGTACAAGTGTTAAACGaggtaaatataaagtacTAGTTATAACCTTAATTATAACTCTAATTATAATAGCATCAAAGATTTAATTGgatttacacacacacgtAATTACACGTAGTTACTGGAATCAGAACCAGGTTCTAGGAAGTATAATTATGGACCAGTCAGCTGGGGAAGACGGTTGACAGATTCAAATGAAAAGGCACTAGTTGAGCACTTCAATAACCAAATATTGGCAATAACTAACTACCCAGAGTCCATAACGGCATTTTATATGAAGTAAGCTGATGCCTAGATATGTGGTTGGCttcaataacaataataaaaacaattacGATTAAAagataacaataataaaaaaaataacaatgacAACTATATAGGGAGTCGACCAACAAAGAGGAGCAAAGTAATCTAAGTGATACAGCCGGAGAGGAAATCAAGAAAACGGTGGACAACTTTGACATAATAGCTCCATACGGGTACGAAATAGCAGGAGGATCACTCAGAGAAGATGATTACGAAGTGCTGAAAAGGTGTGATCAGAATTAGCCTAACGCCCTTTCGCAGGAAAATGGAGGAATTAAACATGAACGAGAGTGGCTACCGAAGGTATAGAGCAAGGATTTATAGAGAATATAGGTACTTGGATCTGAGGAAGTATAGGTACCTGCCGCACGGAGGATTCGGCATAGGATTCGATAGACTGATAATGCTGATGACCAAAAAGGAAAACATCAGGGACGTCAAACCATTCGATAACAAGTGAAGCCAAACAGGCTCTAAATCATGTTAAAACGTTGTTTATAGCTACtttattacatatttacacaGTGTACTGCCaggttttaaaaatgtaatGGGTATTTGGTATTGTTTAATAATACGACGGGGTATTGTTGACAATAAaagtgtttataaaatgagtttttttaaacataaaatgaAATCTGATTTGAAATGGtggaaattaaaatatttaaaagttcttgtaaaaaattatgagagattattgaaaaaaataatataattgtgtaaaattaaaaattataaaatttaaaggaaaataatgaatgtaaacaaaataaatgataaagaataaaaaataatacaagtttacaaaaaataatataaaataacaccaaaaataacaaaaatgtgAAGGTTGTAAGTTCATTAATGGGCACAACTTTTTGGGAATTATGggtaaaataataaaagttttacgaaaataattataattttttaaacaagattgtgtatttaaaaagattAATATGTAATGTACTGGATTTTAAACGATTttaatagtaaaataacaaataaaccaTAAAATTAGGCCGGATGCAACATATCTGTTGAGTATTTATTCACAATGAGcacaatttaaattaaattcacagtgttttaacataaatagtTTTAAATGACACTCGAAGACGCAGGAAATAGTAAAATTGTGGAAGATGAGCATCACAACGGATCATCTTCCTCAAATAGAGCGGATGTAGAGGAGAACGACAGGAACGATCTACTAGATGATCCTGAAAACTTGAAAGACCGAGATGTGAAATATCGCAATGAAAACAGTAACGGATCGACCTCGCCGAACCTAAGTACACAAGAAAACGGAATTGACGCAGACGACGAAAgtaagaaggaagaagaggaaagcGTCTCTAAGGAAAGAAAACCGCCGGGTCGAGCTGAGGAAGAGAGCAGAAAGTCAGTCGGAAGCCCAATAGTGAAGAGGATGGAAGAAGTGGACGAGTCCCTCCTCAGCGACATGAAAAAGACGCTCGACAAAAACACAAACCCACTGCAGATGTTGATGGAAATGGGAGAGGCGAAGGAAACGAGAACTAAGAGCATGACACGGAGAACGGAGAGCCTCAAGTCGCACCACTCAACGAAATCACACGACTCGGAAAGagggaagaagaagagctCGAGAAAGGCTGAAAAACACGGCACGAGCGAGAACCCGCTGGACATCACGGAAATGACAGTGGACTGCGGAAGTCTGCTGGAGCTGTACCAAAACGACTACTTCGACGCGTTCATGCACATGTACCACCTCTACCACAAGAAGGAGCCGGGCGTGCACGAGTACCTGGTCAACATGCTCTACACGAAGAGGACGGACGAGGAGATAGGGTTCTACCTGCCGCAGCTGTGCCAACTCTCGATATCGAAGTACGGAAAGTCGTCGCTGCACAGGTTCCTGCTGGACAAGGCGTCAGTGTCGATGCACTTCGCACTGCAGCTGTCGTGGTTCTACCAGGCGGCAATTGATGACCAAATCCCGAAGTACGACAGCCTGACGCAGAAGATGACGCAGGACACGGAGATGGCAGTGGTGAACTCGAAGCTGATTTCGCCGAACTCGTTCGCAAGGCCGAGTCAGGAGATGCCGAACGCGGAGAACATGGCGTTCCCGTGCCTGCTGGACAGAaggctgctgctggagtcCTTCTCGAAGAGAAGGAGGACGGGAGAGGCGAACTTGTACGAACAGTGCACGAACGTGGACTCGCTGCTGAGTCCGCAGATGCCGACGGCGCTGGTGCACAACACGTTCACGCTCTCGACGCCGTGCTCGAaggtgaagctgctgggcGTGCACACGAAGCTGGGGAACCcgctggacctggagaCGCACCCGATCCTGGACTACACAGATGACCTGCACCTGGAGCTGCAGAAGCTGATGATGAAGCAGAGGAGGCTGAACTACTTCAACACGCTCAACAACTTCGTGGTGCTCTGCATGGAAAACTCGTCACTGCTGACGACGGAGACGAAGAGAGAGTGCAGAGAGCcgctgctgaaggtgtTCGTGAGTGCGCTGAACGAGTGGATGCTGCTGAGAAGGTCGACGGTGGCAGCGTACGAGGAGAGCTTCGCGTACACTGGGCTCTCGCTGCCGTTCCAGTACCTGAATGAGCCGGAAAGAGCGTACAACGGGGCGAAGCACAAGAGCACGAGTAACCAGGACCAGGCGTTCTCGCAAATACTGAGAATCGTGGAGAGCGAGACGAAGATATTCTTCTCGAAAAAAAGAGCGCCCTTCGTGTTCTACGTGGAAATGGCGAACCTGGACGAGGACATCGAGTTCATATCACAGAATGAGAAGGGGAGCAAGAACGTGAGCATGAAGAACCTGTACGTCTTCGACGCAATAgtggaggacctgctgaagaatGACCTGATCACGGAGACGCAAGTGGAGACGATAAAGAACCCTCTAGAGTGCATCAGGTACGCGCTGGACATGCTGCCAGACGAGTCGCTGGAAAGGTACAAGAATATGCTGGACAAAGCGAAGTCGAGTtcggaagaagaggaggaggactcGCAGAACGAGTCGATGAGCGTTAGCAGGTCGAGCTCGAGTTCTAGTTCAAACTCAAGTTCAGTCAACTGGGAGGAGTGCGAAGAGTCGAAAGAAGATATGGGAACAGAGGTGAAAGGGTCAGACGCAGTTGCACAAAAAGGTGTCGTCAGTGATCAGAGTCAAGGAGCGGCAACATCAGCAGCCGACATGGATGTTACGAAGGTGGAAGTGCTGGGTGGCCTGAATGGAGGAGTTGAAGAATCAACGTCAGAAATAGcagcagaaggagaagtGGAAGAAGCCGGATTTGAACCTGTAGCTGAAGCCGGATTGGAAGCGGTAGCCGAAGCAGGTGGATTAAAGGTGGAACAGTCAGGGGAAGGAGTAGAGCCATCAGGTGTGATAGATGCAGATTCGCCAAAGTCGAGTGCAGTTGAAAGGAATGTGGAAACAGAAGAACTTAAGCGCAACCAATCGGCAGATAGCATATACCCAGATAGTGACGATGATGAGGGAGAGGATGATGAATCTGGTAAATTGGACCAAGAAATAGACGAATTGAGTCAGGAAACAGCAAAGATGAATGTCGACTCACTTAAATCAAATGCAGATGCAACACCAATACTCAATGGAGATGCATCTAAGATGATGGTAGACTCAG from Theileria orientalis strain Shintoku DNA, chromosome 1, complete genome encodes the following:
- a CDS encoding uncharacterized protein (protein of unknown function DUF81 family protein) — protein: MEVPGRVIFSFVIVCVVSSFCVAIGIGGGILYVPLLGYLYSDVPKGVYLSKTSILMTSFIGASYHLWNDVAVIVKAFKKKRSSEKADKKIDSDVKNENTETVVNEDELKEGNVEGLEPTDEQLEHTPEETESLSQNTEIKESKESKAFETPRVHLVLSLSLIPFCILGSYLGTTFHFFAKDNIKLVVTVIVSLSLLVTILKLIMLCVNRKKDDRESPEHTDPDSVSSTHENTESNEDHKQEVESEKEIEIEEMSEVDSKDVKVICDDDESDEEDSVASRSDSTQSVINGINRLFKSYNNVTVHTADKRLVSFMLIVFCLLLYFLAIKVDKPLLYAPVFVLMLSLGLFYAVKTRLSFKPRKIAESCSRGLDKVRDKVCRRMGTKKAQKWLDAGVHYILLNLLVAFLSGFFSGSAGTGSGIFMVPLLQYLAMSPVSCSATSNFLTLSMSIATLSRFGLKVEFKVEELLPALFGSLVGTSLSLFLIRTITKDRISAYFVNATLVVFCISSIVLTWTI
- a CDS encoding uncharacterized protein (nucleic acid binding, OB-fold, tRNA/helicase-type domain containing protein) gives rise to the protein MFIISLILYFNCNSIEGFRIPLASNTQNLLVYGDGSIGNNTQNYRHTHNHNAYSPENLMHNLTTVSEELDPYESYKTKTDFDHSNSDRNFYSISGLFTYIKEYYKSHSRYPFPFATSVFGSVVSVRRIPSQKIIFIDLNDGSTIENLQIVVNNYSAFRDLESIKPGDDVLAIGIIDYRKGKPSERSLSEFDLHVNEEDPKHKMELHTHANGDDVNPVLPNVSYSDEYLRKHPHLRFQNKLFASVMRIRSELMHLTFNFFAKHGFCYIETPCITRMNCENLHSFHLKTKEESELGGSSFLSPTGQMELEYACYALRRVWKFGPAFRSEVSDTTRHSPEFSMIEAEMSNYSIEGMIRFIENYIQACAKHILEKCNEYVQYLNKFDSNYEEHLRHLSSAKIKIITYDEAVQVLNELLESEPGSRKYNYGPVSWGRRLTDSNEKALVEHFNNQILAITNYPESITAFYMKESTNKEEQSNLSDTAGEEIKKTVDNFDIIAPYGYEIAGGSLREDDYEVLKRKMEELNMNESGYRRYRARIYREYRYLDLRKYRYLPHGGFGIGFDRLIMLMTKKENIRDVKPFDNK
- a CDS encoding phosphatidylinositol 4-kinase, giving the protein MEEVDESLLSDMKKTLDKNTNPLQMLMEMGEAKETRTKSMTRRTESLKSHHSTKSHDSERGKKKSSRKAEKHGTSENPLDITEMTVDCGSLLELYQNDYFDAFMHMYHLYHKKEPGVHEYLVNMLYTKRTDEEIGFYLPQLCQLSISKYGKSSLHRFLLDKASVSMHFALQLSWFYQAAIDDQIPKYDSLTQKMTQDTEMAVVNSKLISPNSFARPSQEMPNAENMAFPCLLDRRLLLESFSKRRRTGEANLYEQCTNVDSLLSPQMPTALVHNTFTLSTPCSKVKLLGVHTKLGNPLDLETHPILDYTDDLHLELQKLMMKQRRLNYFNTLNNFVVLCMENSSLLTTETKRECREPLLKVFVSALNEWMLLRRSTVAAYEESFAYTGLSLPFQYLNEPERAYNGAKHKSTSNQDQAFSQILRIVESETKIFFSKKRAPFVFYVEMANLDEDIEFISQNEKGSKNVSMKNLYVFDAIVEDLLKNDLITETQVETIKNPLECIRYALDMLPDESLERYKNMLDKAKSSSEEEEEDSQNESMSVSRSSSSSKTSNVNGNATQNLNGDPANPNQDPAKLNGEAPKINGDSAKLNGEAPKINGDSAKLNRDSSKLNGEGNTSVNSDHGESPRLNGEVKAAEKDLSESGKESPRERDLKAPNIKNMTPEEVRSVLSKETFENKKDRIRRASPYGMLKSWDLYAFVVKGNDDLRQEKMANQILESFRRIFTKAKLPLWLRPIEILVTGSNSGIMEFLHDTYSVDVIKKKFNSESLAPVFEKLFYANIFEARKNFIESHAAYSIVAYLLQVKDRHNGNILLDPQGHVIHIDYGFCLSNFPGKLISFETTPFKLTKEYLDVIGGANSDNFLYFKTLVVKGLLEARKHVDEIVLLVEMMTTANKMPCFLAGTTATIEMFKERFMLTQSEESCIRKITEMVDASVNSFSTIQYDNFQRITNGIM